Proteins from a single region of Phalacrocorax carbo chromosome 25, bPhaCar2.1, whole genome shotgun sequence:
- the DNAJC7 gene encoding dnaJ homolog subfamily C member 7, protein MAAAAECDVIMAAPEGPGEPESEEETRREAESFKEQGNAYYAKKDYNEAYNYYTKAIDTCPNNASYYGNRAATLMMLGRFREALGDAQQSVRLDDSFVRGHLREGKCHLSLGNAMAASRCFQRVLELDHKNTQAQQELKNASTVLEYEKIAEVDFEKRDFRKVVFCMDRALEFAPACHRFKILKAECLALLGRYPEAQSVASDILRMDSTNADALYVRGLCLYYEDCIEKAVQFFVQALRMAPDHEKACLACRNAKALKAKKEDGNKAFKEGNYKLAYELYTEALGIDPNNIKTNAKLYCNRGTVNSKLRKLEEAIDDCTNAVKLDDTYIKAYLRRAQCYMDTEQYEDAVRDYEKVYQTEKTKEHKQLLKNAQVELKKSKRKDYYKILGVDKNASEDEIKKAYRKRALMHHPDRHSGASAEVQKEEEKKFKEVGEAFTILSDPKKKARYDSGQDLEEDGLNMGDFDANNIFKAFFGGPGGFSFEASGPGNFFFQFG, encoded by the exons agaagcagaatCATTCAAGGAACAAGGAAACGCATACTATGCCAAGAAAGATTACAATGAAGCATACAACTATTACACAAAAGCCATAG ATACCTGTCCTAATAATGCCAGTTATTATGGTAACAGAGCTGCTACGCTCATGATGTTGGGGAGATTCCGAGAAGCACTGGGAGATGCTCAGCAGTCTGTCAGATTGGACGATAGCTTTGTAAGG GGCCATCTACGGGAAGGGAAGTGCCATCTTTCCCTAGGGAATGCCATGGCTGCCAGCCGCTGCTTTCAGCGAGTTTTAGAACTGGATCATAAGAACACCCAGGCGCAGCAAGAG CTGAAGAACGCCAGCACCGTGCTTGAGTATGAAAAAATAGCTGAAGTGGATTTTGAGAAACGGGATTTTAGGAAG GTTGTATTTTGCATGGACCGCGCTTTGGAGTTTGCTCCTGCTTGTCACCGATTCAAAATCCTCAAGGCTGAATGTTTAGCGTTATTGGGTCGCTACCCAGAAGCACAGTCTGTAGCAAG TGACATCTTACGCATGGACTCAACAAATGCAGACGCTCTGTATGTCCGTGGTCTCTGCCTTTATTATGAGGACTGTATTGAGAAGGCAGTGCAATTCTTCGTCCAAGCACTCAGAATGGCTCCTGATCACGAGAAAGCATGTCTTGCCTGCCGT aatgcCAAAGCacttaaagcaaagaaagaagacGGGAATAAAGCATTCAAAGAAGGAAACTACAAACTAGCATATGAACTATACACAGAGGCATTAGGAATAGATCCAAATAACATAAAAACAAATGCCAAACTTTACTGCAACCGAGGGACAGTCAATTCAAAG CTTAGGAAACTTGAAGAAGCAATAGATGACTGCACGAATGCAGTAAAACTGGATGACACGTATATCAAAGCATACTTGAGGAGAGCGCAGTG TTACATGGACACAGAGCAGTATGAAGATGCTGTAAGAGACTATGAAAAGGTTTAtcagacagaaaaaacaaaag AACACAAGCAACTTCTAAAGAACGCGCAGGTGGAATTGAAAAAGAGCAAACGGAAAGACTACTATAAAATCCTTGGGGTTGACAAAAACGCCTCTGAAGATGAGATCAAGAAGGCTTACAGGAAAAGAGCACTAATGCATCATCCAG ACCGACACAGTGGGGCAAGCGCGGAAgtacagaaggaagaggagaagaagtTTAAGGAGGTTGGTGAAGCCTTTACCATCCTGTCAGATCCCAAGAAGAAGGCCCGCTATGACAGCGGGCAGGATCTAGAAGAGGATGGACTGAACATGGGAG aCTTTGATGCAAATAATATCTTCAAGGCCTTCTTTGGTGGGCCGGGCGGCTTCAGTTTTGAAG cttctgggcctggaaatttctttttccagtttggctaa
- the CNP gene encoding 2',3'-cyclic-nucleotide 3'-phosphodiesterase isoform X2, whose translation MSTQSAKERPESLQFPFLDDEDTISTVKESKTFFILRGLPGSGKSTLAQAIQERYKDACKVISVDNYKITPLVRSTIPDEYSKVDEALVDYCKRDISVIVLDDTHHERERLDQLFDIADKYRYKVIFAEPKTQWRMDCLQLKEKNQWKLSVEDLKKMKPSLEKEFLPMYFGWFLSKRSSEVLRKAGQAFLDELGSLKAFKKESKYFASAIEDPKIKTDLTSYFVKRPPGVLHCTTKYTDFGKAAGAEEYAQQEAVRASYGKGFTLSISALFITTKTAGARVELSEQQLPLWPADADKILPTDSLPKGSRAHITLGCANGIEAVQTGLDLLEFVKLEKAGNKGDEVGETGGGKLLYFDNGMWMLILSKKIDVKAVFSGYYGKGKLVPTQSSNKRGSAFSSCTII comes from the exons atgtctACTCAATCAGCGAAAGAAAGACCCGAAAGCTTGCAGTTCCCGTTCCTCGACGATGAAGATACCATCTCCACGGTCAAAGAATCgaaaaccttttttattttaagaggcCTCCCTGGCAGCGGGAAGTCCACGCTTGCCCAGGCTATCCAAGAGAGGTATAAAGATGCCTGCAAGGTCATCTCTGTTGATAACTACAAAATTACGCCGTTGGTAAGAAGCACCATCCCTGACGAGTATTCCAAGGTGGATGAGGCTCTAGTTGACTATTGCAAACGAGACATCAGCGTTATCGTTTTGGATGACACTCACCACGAGAGGGAACGACTGGACCAACTCTTTGATATCGCTGACAAATACCGGTACAAAGTCATCTTCGCCGAGCCCAAAACCCAGTGGCGAATGGATTGcttgcagctgaaggaaaagaatCAATGGAAACTGTCAGTGGAAGACCTGAAGAAGATGAAGCCGAGCTTGGAGAAGGAGTTCCTACCCATGTATTTTGGGTGGTTTTTGAGCAAAAGAAGTTCAGAGGTCCTGAGGAAGGCTGGCCAGGCCTTCTTAGATGAGCTTGGAAGTCTCAAAGCCTTCAAAAAGGAGAGTAAATACT TTGCTTCCGCTATTGAGGatcccaaaataaaaacagatctCACCAGCTACTTTGTGAAGAGGCCGCCCGGGGTCTTACACTGCACCACAAAATACACCGattttggaaaagcagctggagctgaggaATACGCGCAGCAAGAA gcTGTGAGGGCTTCCTACGGCAAAGGCTTCACCCTGTCCATTTCTGCTCTGTTCATCACAACAAAAACTGCTGGTGCTCGTGTAGAGCTGAGCGAACAGCAGCTGCCGCTGTGGCCTGCGGACGCCGACAAGATCCTGCCCACCGACAGCCTCCCGAAAGGCAGCCGGGCTCACATCACCCTCGGCTGCGCCAACGGCATCGAAGCAGTCCAGACCGGGCTCGATCTGCTGGAGTTTGTGAAACTGGAGAAGGCAGGGAACAAAGGGGATGAAGTGGGGGAAACTGGAGGAGGGAAACTGCTGTATTTTGATAACGGTATGTGGATGCTCATCCTTTCTAAAAAGATCGATGTGAAGGCAGTATTCTCGGGTTACTATGGGAAAGGAAAGCTCGTGCCAACGCAGAGCAGCAACAAGCGGGGCTCTGCCTTTAGTTCCTGCACCATCATCTAG
- the CNP gene encoding 2',3'-cyclic-nucleotide 3'-phosphodiesterase isoform X1, translating to MNRGFSKKSHTFLPKIFRKMSTQSAKERPESLQFPFLDDEDTISTVKESKTFFILRGLPGSGKSTLAQAIQERYKDACKVISVDNYKITPLVRSTIPDEYSKVDEALVDYCKRDISVIVLDDTHHERERLDQLFDIADKYRYKVIFAEPKTQWRMDCLQLKEKNQWKLSVEDLKKMKPSLEKEFLPMYFGWFLSKRSSEVLRKAGQAFLDELGSLKAFKKESKYFASAIEDPKIKTDLTSYFVKRPPGVLHCTTKYTDFGKAAGAEEYAQQEAVRASYGKGFTLSISALFITTKTAGARVELSEQQLPLWPADADKILPTDSLPKGSRAHITLGCANGIEAVQTGLDLLEFVKLEKAGNKGDEVGETGGGKLLYFDNGMWMLILSKKIDVKAVFSGYYGKGKLVPTQSSNKRGSAFSSCTII from the exons ATG AACAGAGGCTTCTCAAAGAAGAGTCACACGTTCCTGcctaaaatatttagaaaaatgtctACTCAATCAGCGAAAGAAAGACCCGAAAGCTTGCAGTTCCCGTTCCTCGACGATGAAGATACCATCTCCACGGTCAAAGAATCgaaaaccttttttattttaagaggcCTCCCTGGCAGCGGGAAGTCCACGCTTGCCCAGGCTATCCAAGAGAGGTATAAAGATGCCTGCAAGGTCATCTCTGTTGATAACTACAAAATTACGCCGTTGGTAAGAAGCACCATCCCTGACGAGTATTCCAAGGTGGATGAGGCTCTAGTTGACTATTGCAAACGAGACATCAGCGTTATCGTTTTGGATGACACTCACCACGAGAGGGAACGACTGGACCAACTCTTTGATATCGCTGACAAATACCGGTACAAAGTCATCTTCGCCGAGCCCAAAACCCAGTGGCGAATGGATTGcttgcagctgaaggaaaagaatCAATGGAAACTGTCAGTGGAAGACCTGAAGAAGATGAAGCCGAGCTTGGAGAAGGAGTTCCTACCCATGTATTTTGGGTGGTTTTTGAGCAAAAGAAGTTCAGAGGTCCTGAGGAAGGCTGGCCAGGCCTTCTTAGATGAGCTTGGAAGTCTCAAAGCCTTCAAAAAGGAGAGTAAATACT TTGCTTCCGCTATTGAGGatcccaaaataaaaacagatctCACCAGCTACTTTGTGAAGAGGCCGCCCGGGGTCTTACACTGCACCACAAAATACACCGattttggaaaagcagctggagctgaggaATACGCGCAGCAAGAA gcTGTGAGGGCTTCCTACGGCAAAGGCTTCACCCTGTCCATTTCTGCTCTGTTCATCACAACAAAAACTGCTGGTGCTCGTGTAGAGCTGAGCGAACAGCAGCTGCCGCTGTGGCCTGCGGACGCCGACAAGATCCTGCCCACCGACAGCCTCCCGAAAGGCAGCCGGGCTCACATCACCCTCGGCTGCGCCAACGGCATCGAAGCAGTCCAGACCGGGCTCGATCTGCTGGAGTTTGTGAAACTGGAGAAGGCAGGGAACAAAGGGGATGAAGTGGGGGAAACTGGAGGAGGGAAACTGCTGTATTTTGATAACGGTATGTGGATGCTCATCCTTTCTAAAAAGATCGATGTGAAGGCAGTATTCTCGGGTTACTATGGGAAAGGAAAGCTCGTGCCAACGCAGAGCAGCAACAAGCGGGGCTCTGCCTTTAGTTCCTGCACCATCATCTAG